A single Methanocellales archaeon DNA region contains:
- a CDS encoding AAA family ATPase, translated as MPASGKTEAANVARALGIPVIQMGDVVRAEVKARGLKLTEENIGKVANDIREKGGMGAVALRCVPYIKNAVKNADSKVVVIDGIRGVAEVKVYKESFGVQFTLIAIHAPQKARFEWAMARKREDDIESRESFLQKDERENSWGLPEAMNIADFSIENDYTLEEFKQRVKTILGGIIEDYGHTIATVSATVHPTEPLENVEIAIKNIFPDALLQLEKDGENRLVGKASLQRLQELLKKQKIRDTARMELFNSRVGDKIEFILNKQVAYIGKVNFGKGSLGGIYVRIETEDAEKLIDWLTHRSEK; from the coding sequence ATGCCTGCATCCGGAAAGACTGAGGCAGCAAACGTTGCCAGAGCACTGGGCATCCCGGTGATCCAGATGGGAGATGTCGTTCGAGCAGAGGTCAAAGCCAGGGGACTGAAGCTTACAGAAGAGAATATAGGGAAAGTGGCAAATGATATTCGTGAGAAAGGGGGCATGGGCGCAGTAGCACTTCGATGTGTCCCATACATAAAAAATGCTGTAAAAAATGCGGACAGCAAGGTAGTCGTGATCGATGGCATCAGGGGCGTGGCTGAAGTTAAAGTGTATAAGGAGTCTTTTGGGGTACAATTCACTTTGATTGCAATTCATGCGCCACAAAAAGCAAGATTTGAATGGGCAATGGCCAGAAAAAGAGAGGATGACATCGAAAGCAGGGAGTCCTTCTTGCAGAAGGATGAAAGGGAGAACAGCTGGGGCTTACCAGAAGCCATGAACATAGCAGACTTTTCAATAGAGAATGATTACACATTGGAGGAGTTCAAGCAAAGAGTTAAAACCATTCTAGGGGGCATTATAGAAGATTATGGCCATACGATTGCCACGGTTTCCGCTACGGTACATCCGACTGAACCCCTAGAAAACGTAGAGATTGCCATCAAAAATATATTCCCAGATGCATTGCTGCAGTTGGAAAAAGATGGGGAGAACAGGTTAGTAGGCAAAGCCTCCTTGCAAAGGTTGCAAGAGTTGCTCAAAAAGCAAAAGATTCGAGATACGGCTAGAATGGAACTTTTTAATAGCAGGGTGGGGGATAAGATCGAATTCATTCTAAACAAACAAGTTGCGTACATCGGCAAGGTGAACTTTGGAAAGGGCTCCCTAGGGGGCATTTACGTGAGGATAGAAACCGAGGATGCGGAAAAACTGATAGACTGGTTAACACATAGGAGCGAAAAATGA
- a CDS encoding DUF790 family protein yields the protein MLPSELLVKKIYKGKISPKFVPLKEEYLKIAEELIHIFERFTGRKQGDLPLDELEEGYDHRFIRGLRAILERRCIFEVQCTVDPVNARRAVFEEAKGAAVTSNERREVVLKEAASSLGVSVDDLEQSLWADIESNLILKEFNTLSPEELLRSYNLSLAQTLLFKAMGMEIYIGSNYQSVFSSIKHLGLMYMVEKYDEGFCIIVEGAMSLIKTTERYGTALAKLIPVIIGSEKWAIKASIVQRYKNTPKILEFTMDGDKHGGILASGYSSEGFDSTVELKFSQSFNSLDTGWILRREPEPLLAGQSVFIPDFSFEKGAMKVYLEIVGFWTEDYLRRKIAKLQRIGEENMIIAVDKNLSCSSSSFRDIKGKVIFYEREVPLKPIWDHLKEREEKDVRREVESLAKVDLEVAGDVIELSKVASEQKVSLEAIKRVFSATKKEHVLVGDQLISKSLIEKLKDEMKEKNTRIEASELLEGKGITGVDQMLDLLGYAVRWVGLNPENAMIVRKEGRDKEH from the coding sequence ATGCTTCCATCTGAGCTTTTAGTCAAGAAAATCTACAAGGGCAAGATAAGCCCTAAATTTGTACCTTTGAAAGAAGAATATCTCAAAATAGCAGAAGAACTCATCCATATATTTGAGAGATTTACGGGAAGAAAGCAAGGCGATTTACCACTGGATGAGTTAGAAGAGGGTTATGATCATCGATTTATCAGAGGACTCAGAGCTATACTTGAAAGAAGATGTATTTTTGAGGTGCAATGCACAGTAGACCCTGTCAACGCTAGAAGAGCTGTTTTCGAAGAGGCTAAAGGCGCTGCAGTGACTTCAAATGAGAGGAGAGAGGTAGTGCTAAAAGAGGCTGCATCTTCATTGGGTGTTTCAGTGGACGATCTGGAACAATCGCTATGGGCAGACATCGAATCGAACTTAATACTCAAGGAATTTAACACCTTAAGCCCAGAGGAGCTGTTAAGATCGTATAACCTCTCCCTAGCTCAGACTTTGTTGTTTAAAGCCATGGGAATGGAGATCTACATCGGAAGTAACTACCAAAGTGTCTTCAGCAGCATCAAACACCTTGGATTGATGTACATGGTTGAAAAGTATGATGAGGGATTTTGCATCATCGTCGAAGGGGCCATGTCTTTGATAAAGACTACAGAACGCTATGGAACCGCCCTTGCGAAGCTTATTCCCGTTATAATTGGCTCAGAGAAGTGGGCGATAAAAGCCAGCATAGTCCAGAGATATAAAAACACACCGAAGATCCTGGAGTTCACGATGGATGGAGATAAGCATGGTGGCATCCTAGCCAGCGGGTACTCAAGCGAGGGTTTCGATAGCACCGTTGAGCTAAAATTCTCACAAAGCTTCAATTCATTGGACACAGGCTGGATTTTAAGGAGAGAGCCCGAGCCCTTGCTTGCCGGTCAAAGTGTTTTCATACCAGATTTCAGCTTCGAAAAGGGGGCTATGAAGGTCTATCTGGAGATCGTTGGTTTCTGGACAGAGGATTACCTGAGGAGAAAAATCGCTAAACTACAGAGGATTGGCGAGGAGAACATGATAATAGCGGTGGACAAGAACTTGTCGTGTTCTAGTTCTAGTTTTAGAGACATAAAGGGCAAGGTGATATTCTATGAGAGAGAGGTGCCATTGAAACCAATATGGGATCATTTGAAAGAGCGCGAGGAGAAGGATGTTAGAAGAGAAGTTGAATCTCTGGCTAAAGTCGATCTTGAGGTGGCAGGAGACGTGATAGAACTGAGCAAAGTGGCATCTGAGCAAAAGGTCAGCCTCGAGGCCATCAAAAGGGTCTTTTCTGCGACAAAAAAAGAGCATGTGCTTGTCGGAGATCAGCTAATCAGCAAAAGCTTGATCGAAAAACTAAAGGACGAAATGAAGGAGAAAAATACGCGCATAGAGGCGTCTGAGCTGTTAGAGGGGAAGGGCATAACAGGAGTGGACCAAATGCTGGATTTGCTGGGATATGCTGTGAGATGGGTAGGGCTAAATCCAGAGAATGCGATGATCGTTAGGAAAGAGGGAAGGGATAAAGAACATTAA
- a CDS encoding sugar phosphate isomerase/epimerase encodes MKVGFSCLYMTDDPFEWAYSLEDMGFSGWEIVCEGAQRLTKDVVERIQDVLKSTSLDFTAHLPFSDLNLASVNQPIWDESVKQMGNAIHLLGEITDLVVVHPGHLSPLGAELADKAWGQNILGIQRLCDIAREYGIIVAVENMPNIYRLLGRFPEELKGMIQNVDRVNVGMTLDVGHANLTKTLDNFLELDFKHMHLHDNFGERDDHISLGKGSVNWNKVFKRLKSYEDRVVIEARTVQEGEESLNWLRGL; translated from the coding sequence ATGAAAGTGGGTTTTTCATGTTTATATATGACCGATGACCCTTTTGAATGGGCATACTCTCTGGAGGACATGGGATTCAGCGGATGGGAAATCGTATGTGAGGGCGCCCAGCGCTTGACCAAGGATGTGGTCGAGAGAATCCAGGATGTATTAAAAAGCACCAGTTTGGATTTTACCGCTCATTTGCCATTCTCTGACCTCAATCTTGCCAGTGTCAACCAGCCCATATGGGATGAGAGCGTTAAGCAAATGGGCAATGCAATACATCTTCTGGGAGAGATTACAGACTTGGTGGTAGTTCACCCCGGACACCTCTCTCCTTTGGGTGCGGAGCTAGCGGACAAGGCTTGGGGACAGAACATACTTGGAATCCAAAGATTGTGCGACATCGCAAGGGAGTATGGAATCATAGTAGCTGTAGAAAACATGCCAAATATATATCGCCTTCTCGGCAGGTTTCCAGAAGAGCTAAAGGGAATGATCCAAAATGTGGATAGAGTGAACGTCGGCATGACACTGGATGTAGGGCATGCCAATCTGACAAAGACGTTGGACAATTTTTTAGAACTGGACTTCAAGCACATGCATCTGCATGATAATTTTGGGGAGAGGGACGATCATATCTCGCTTGGAAAGGGCAGTGTGAACTGGAATAAGGTATTCAAAAGGCTCAAAAGTTATGAAGATCGAGTAGTAATCGAAGCCAGAACAGTCCAAGAGGGGGAAGAAAGCTTAAATTGGTTGAGAGGACTCTGA
- a CDS encoding anaerobic ribonucleoside-triphosphate reductase activating protein, which yields MEVNFGGIIPISTIDWYGKAAIVIFFRKCPLRCPFCQNYKLLDEDEFADIKEIEAEIEKAKDFVNAVVFSGGEPMMQFEQIKSLAGFAKRCKLLVGIETNGCYPERLKELIEKNLVDKVFLDVKAPLSDPELYSKVIGADGAKTVSLVKRSLEICKDRLEVRTTVFKGLIFEKEHIKAIAGGLPDVTYVIQQGRPEQGPSEELKQYGVPSRDELVELAKVARQFLSHVRIRTKEFGEEVIT from the coding sequence TTGGAAGTAAATTTTGGCGGAATCATCCCGATATCAACAATAGACTGGTATGGAAAAGCAGCCATAGTGATCTTTTTCAGAAAATGTCCACTGAGATGTCCCTTTTGTCAAAACTACAAGCTTCTTGATGAGGATGAATTCGCAGACATAAAGGAGATAGAAGCCGAGATCGAAAAGGCAAAGGATTTTGTAAATGCAGTGGTCTTCTCTGGTGGAGAGCCGATGATGCAATTCGAGCAGATCAAAAGTCTGGCGGGTTTTGCAAAAAGGTGCAAACTTTTGGTAGGCATTGAGACCAATGGATGTTATCCAGAGCGGTTGAAAGAGTTGATCGAGAAAAATCTGGTCGACAAGGTCTTCTTGGACGTAAAGGCGCCATTATCAGATCCTGAACTCTATTCTAAAGTGATTGGAGCGGATGGTGCTAAAACAGTCTCATTGGTGAAAAGATCATTGGAGATTTGTAAGGATCGTCTTGAAGTGAGAACAACGGTGTTCAAAGGACTCATTTTTGAGAAAGAGCATATTAAGGCCATTGCAGGGGGACTTCCAGACGTTACTTACGTGATTCAGCAAGGCAGACCTGAGCAAGGACCGAGCGAAGAATTAAAGCAGTATGGGGTGCCTAGCAGAGACGAACTTGTGGAGCTGGCAAAGGTTGCAAGACAGTTCTTAAGTCATGTGAGAATAAGGACGAAGGAGTTTGGAGAGGAGGTCATCACATAA